In Sparus aurata chromosome 2, fSpaAur1.1, whole genome shotgun sequence, a single genomic region encodes these proteins:
- the LOC115594149 gene encoding cylicin-2-like isoform X6: MESTLLKAPGGAGTVAVQQPEVARTGGLQPLEVVAGPLVEGDKSKPKQEPYSCDSSLSSSDSEDEGLGKKDKKKKKKKKLTKKKKKKDSSSSSSSSSSSSSSSSSSSSSSSSSSSSSSSSSSSSSDSDSEDDKKKKKKKKKEKKDTKDKKGVQKEYVYDSAVISLAGPDGQMGQQLDEDLKGFNSSDDEGDKKKEKKKKKKKDKKKKDKKKKKDSSSSSSDSSSSDSECEKKKKKKKKKKKKKKKKQDSSSSSSSSSSSSSSSSDSSSSSSSSSDSEDDKKKKKKDKKKKKKKDKKKDEEKSKVSSSYAVSAAGGEKAGPSADGDKKEASDKAKKKEPKATEEGKLSSALAGGAKASPDGIEEGNLSDDEGEGGKEKDKEKKMKKKKKKEKDSGASSDSDDDKKDKKKKKKKKKKKKKKKKKEKDSSSSSSSSSDSSSSDSEDDKKKKKKKKKVKKADKVYVVLTLQDPSSSSSSDSDEDKKKKKKKKKKKKKKKKKKSSSSDDSSSSSSSSSSSDSDDDKKKKKKKKKDKKKKKKKKKDSSDSSSDSSSDDDKKKKKKKKDKKKKKKKDKKKDSSSGSSDSDKENKKDKKDKKKEEKDSGSSVSEADKKKKTESPDGEQSSKPKTEKSGSGDGGLSALSGSSSKGGAPSVSFAPLPSKPLVKLDPQSPPAPAPAPAQSSNSSVSSNLLSYGDRAVRRPASPMEALMGSPRKQGDGGTRSSSKLTSSDLLRGPKPYTQ, from the exons ATGGAGTCCACCCTCCTCAAAG CTCCAGGCGGAGCAGGCACTGTGGCTGTCCAGCAGCCAGAGGTGGCTCGCACTGGTGGCTTGCAGCCCCTTGAAGTGGTGGCAGGGCCACTGGTGGAGGGAGACAAGAGTAAACCCAAACAG GAGCCGTACTCCTGTGACAGCTCTCTGTCTTCCTCGGACAGCGAGGACGAGGGTCTAGgcaagaaagacaagaagaagaagaagaagaagaagctgacgaaaaagaagaagaagaaa GATTCCagctcatcttcctcctcatcgtcctcctcctcatcgtcgtcgtcatcctcctcctcctcatcctcctcctcctcctcctcctcttcttcctcctccagcagctcttcagacaGTGACAGTGAG GAcgacaagaaaaagaagaagaagaagaagaaggagaaaaaggatACAAAGGATAAAAAGGGCGTGCAGAAAGAATATGTCTATGACAGTGCCGTCATCTCTCTGGCTG GTCCCGACGGCCAAATGGGACAGCAGCTTGACGAGGATCTGAAG GGATTCAACTCATCGGATGACGAGGGAgacaagaaaaaggagaagaagaagaagaagaagaaggacaagaagaagaaggacaagaagaagaagaag gactcatcctcatcctcatctgaCAGTTCATCCTCCGACAGTGAgtgtgaaaagaagaagaagaagaagaagaagaagaagaagaagaagaagaagaag CAGgactccagctcctcctcctccagctcctcttcctccagctcctcttcctcagatAGCTCCTCCTCGTCATCATCCTCCTCTGACAGCGAGGAcgacaagaaaaagaagaaaaaggacaagaagaagaagaagaagaaggacaagAAAAAG GATGAAGAGAAGAGTAAGGTCAGCAGTTCCTATGCTGTTTCAGCAGCGG GTGGTGAGAAAGCAGGACCAAGTGCTGACGGAGACAAAAAGGAAGCTTCTGACAAG GCCAAGAAAAAGGAGCCCAAAGCGACAGAAGAAGGCAAACTGTCCTCTGCGTTGGCTG GAGGAGCAAAGGCATCCCCTGATGGCATCGAGGAGGGCAACCTGAGCGATgatgagggagaaggagggaaggagaaggacaaggagaagaagatgaagaaaaagaagaagaaggagaag GATTCTGGCGCCTCTTCAGATAGCGACGATgacaagaaagacaagaagaagaaaaagaagaagaagaaaaagaagaagaagaagaagaagaaggaaaag gactcctccagctcctcatcttcatcatctgaTAGCTCCTCCTCAGACAGCGAGGatgacaagaagaagaagaagaaaaagaagaaggtgaagaaggcGGATAAGGTTTACGTCGTTCTCACTCTACAGGATCCAagctcttcttcctcctctgacagCGATgaagataagaagaagaagaagaagaagaagaagaaaaagaagaagaagaagaagaag AAGTCCAGCTCATCTGATGAtagctcctcttcttcctcatcctcctcttcttctgatAGTGATGATGACAAG aagaagaagaagaagaagaagaaagataagaagaagaaaaagaagaagaagaag GATTCTTCTGACTCCTCCAGCGACTCTTCTAGTGATGATgataagaagaaaaagaagaagaaaaaggacaagaagaagaagaaaaagaaggacaaAAAGAAG GACTCAAGCTCGGGTTCATCTGATAGTgacaaggaaaataaaaaggacaagaaggacaagaagaaggaggaaaag GATTCAGGCTCATCAGTTAGTGAAGctgacaagaagaaaaagacg GAAAGCCCTGATGGTGAGCAAAGCAGCAAGCCAAAAACGGAGAAGTCAGGCTCAGGTGACGGCGGACTTTCAGCTCTCAGTGGCAGCAGCTCTAAGGGCGGTGCTCCTTCTGTCTCCTTCGCTCCGCTCCCCTCCAAACCCCTGGTGAAGCTGGATCCTCAGagtcctccagctccagctccagctccagctcagTCTTCCAATTCCTCTGTCTCCAGCAACTTACTGAGCTATGGAGACAGGGCTGTCCGCAGACCTGCCAGCCCCATGGAAGCCCTCATGGGGAGCCCAAGGAAGCAGGGAGACGGAGGGACCCGATCTAGTTCCAAACTGACCAGTAGTGACCTGCTGAGAGGCCCCAAGCCTTACACACAATGA
- the LOC115594149 gene encoding cylicin-2-like isoform X5, translating to MESTLLKAPGGAGTVAVQQPEVARTGGLQPLEVVAGPLVEGDKSKPKQEPYSCDSSLSSSDSEDEGLGKKDKKKKKKKKLTKKKKKKDSSSSSSSSSSSSSSSSSSSSSSSSSSSSSSSSSSSSSDSDSEDDKKKKKKKKKEKKDTKDKKGVQKEYVYDSAVISLAGPDGQMGQQLDEDLKGFNSSDDEGDKKKEKKKKKKKDKKKKDKKKKKQDSSSSSSDSSSSDSECEKKKKKKKKKKKKKKKKQDSSSSSSSSSSSSSSSSDSSSSSSSSSDSEDDKKKKKKDKKKKKKKDKKKDEEKSKVSSSYAVSAAGGEKAGPSADGDKKEASDKAKKKEPKATEEGKLSSALAGGAKASPDGIEEGNLSDDEGEGGKEKDKEKKMKKKKKKEKDSGASSDSDDDKKDKKKKKKKKKKKKKKKKKEKDSSSSSSSSSDSSSSDSEDDKKKKKKKKKVKKADKVYVVLTLQDPSSSSSSDSDEDKKKKKKKKKKKKKKKKKKSSSSDDSSSSSSSSSSSDSDDDKKKKKKKKKDKKKKKKKKKDSSDSSSDSSSDDDKKKKKKKKDKKKKKKKDKKKDSSSGSSDSDKENKKDKKDKKKEEKDSGSSVSEADKKKKTESPDGEQSSKPKTEKSGSGDGGLSALSGSSSKGGAPSVSFAPLPSKPLVKLDPQSPPAPAPAPAQSSNSSVSSNLLSYGDRAVRRPASPMEALMGSPRKQGDGGTRSSSKLTSSDLLRGPKPYTQ from the exons ATGGAGTCCACCCTCCTCAAAG CTCCAGGCGGAGCAGGCACTGTGGCTGTCCAGCAGCCAGAGGTGGCTCGCACTGGTGGCTTGCAGCCCCTTGAAGTGGTGGCAGGGCCACTGGTGGAGGGAGACAAGAGTAAACCCAAACAG GAGCCGTACTCCTGTGACAGCTCTCTGTCTTCCTCGGACAGCGAGGACGAGGGTCTAGgcaagaaagacaagaagaagaagaagaagaagaagctgacgaaaaagaagaagaagaaa GATTCCagctcatcttcctcctcatcgtcctcctcctcatcgtcgtcgtcatcctcctcctcctcatcctcctcctcctcctcctcctcttcttcctcctccagcagctcttcagacaGTGACAGTGAG GAcgacaagaaaaagaagaagaagaagaagaaggagaaaaaggatACAAAGGATAAAAAGGGCGTGCAGAAAGAATATGTCTATGACAGTGCCGTCATCTCTCTGGCTG GTCCCGACGGCCAAATGGGACAGCAGCTTGACGAGGATCTGAAG GGATTCAACTCATCGGATGACGAGGGAgacaagaaaaaggagaagaagaagaagaagaagaaggacaagaagaagaaggacaagaagaagaagaag CAGgactcatcctcatcctcatctgaCAGTTCATCCTCCGACAGTGAgtgtgaaaagaagaagaagaagaagaagaagaagaagaagaagaagaagaagaag CAGgactccagctcctcctcctccagctcctcttcctccagctcctcttcctcagatAGCTCCTCCTCGTCATCATCCTCCTCTGACAGCGAGGAcgacaagaaaaagaagaaaaaggacaagaagaagaagaagaagaaggacaagAAAAAG GATGAAGAGAAGAGTAAGGTCAGCAGTTCCTATGCTGTTTCAGCAGCGG GTGGTGAGAAAGCAGGACCAAGTGCTGACGGAGACAAAAAGGAAGCTTCTGACAAG GCCAAGAAAAAGGAGCCCAAAGCGACAGAAGAAGGCAAACTGTCCTCTGCGTTGGCTG GAGGAGCAAAGGCATCCCCTGATGGCATCGAGGAGGGCAACCTGAGCGATgatgagggagaaggagggaaggagaaggacaaggagaagaagatgaagaaaaagaagaagaaggagaag GATTCTGGCGCCTCTTCAGATAGCGACGATgacaagaaagacaagaagaagaaaaagaagaagaagaaaaagaagaagaagaagaagaagaaggaaaag gactcctccagctcctcatcttcatcatctgaTAGCTCCTCCTCAGACAGCGAGGatgacaagaagaagaagaagaaaaagaagaaggtgaagaaggcGGATAAGGTTTACGTCGTTCTCACTCTACAGGATCCAagctcttcttcctcctctgacagCGATgaagataagaagaagaagaagaagaagaagaagaaaaagaagaagaagaagaagaag AAGTCCAGCTCATCTGATGAtagctcctcttcttcctcatcctcctcttcttctgatAGTGATGATGACAAG aagaagaagaagaagaagaagaaagataagaagaagaaaaagaagaagaagaag GATTCTTCTGACTCCTCCAGCGACTCTTCTAGTGATGATgataagaagaaaaagaagaagaaaaaggacaagaagaagaagaaaaagaaggacaaAAAGAAG GACTCAAGCTCGGGTTCATCTGATAGTgacaaggaaaataaaaaggacaagaaggacaagaagaaggaggaaaag GATTCAGGCTCATCAGTTAGTGAAGctgacaagaagaaaaagacg GAAAGCCCTGATGGTGAGCAAAGCAGCAAGCCAAAAACGGAGAAGTCAGGCTCAGGTGACGGCGGACTTTCAGCTCTCAGTGGCAGCAGCTCTAAGGGCGGTGCTCCTTCTGTCTCCTTCGCTCCGCTCCCCTCCAAACCCCTGGTGAAGCTGGATCCTCAGagtcctccagctccagctccagctccagctcagTCTTCCAATTCCTCTGTCTCCAGCAACTTACTGAGCTATGGAGACAGGGCTGTCCGCAGACCTGCCAGCCCCATGGAAGCCCTCATGGGGAGCCCAAGGAAGCAGGGAGACGGAGGGACCCGATCTAGTTCCAAACTGACCAGTAGTGACCTGCTGAGAGGCCCCAAGCCTTACACACAATGA
- the LOC115594149 gene encoding cylicin-2-like isoform X4, which produces MESTLLKAPGGAGTVAVQQPEVARTGGLQPLEVVAGPLVEGDKSKPKQEPYSCDSSLSSSDSEDEGLGKKDKKKKKKKKLTKKKKKKDSSSSSSSSSSSSSSSSSSSSSSSSSSSSSSSSSSSSSDSDSEDDKKKKKKKKKEKKDTKDKKGVQKEYVYDSAVISLAGPDGQMGQQLDEDLKVSQGFNSSDDEGDKKKEKKKKKKKDKKKKDKKKKKDSSSSSSDSSSSDSECEKKKKKKKKKKKKKKKKDSSSSSSSSSSSSSSSSDSSSSSSSSSDSEDDKKKKKKDKKKKKKKDKKKDEEKSKVSSSYAVSAAGGEKAGPSADGDKKEASDKAKKKEPKATEEGKLSSALAGGAKASPDGIEEGNLSDDEGEGGKEKDKEKKMKKKKKKEKDSGASSDSDDDKKDKKKKKKKKKKKKKKKKKEKDSSSSSSSSSDSSSSDSEDDKKKKKKKKKVKKADKVYVVLTLQDPSSSSSSDSDEDKKKKKKKKKKKKKKKKKKSSSSDDSSSSSSSSSSSDSDDDKKKKKKKKKDKKKKKKKKKDSSDSSSDSSSDDDKKKKKKKKDKKKKKKKDKKKDSSSGSSDSDKENKKDKKDKKKEEKDSGSSVSEADKKKKTESPDGEQSSKPKTEKSGSGDGGLSALSGSSSKGGAPSVSFAPLPSKPLVKLDPQSPPAPAPAPAQSSNSSVSSNLLSYGDRAVRRPASPMEALMGSPRKQGDGGTRSSSKLTSSDLLRGPKPYTQ; this is translated from the exons ATGGAGTCCACCCTCCTCAAAG CTCCAGGCGGAGCAGGCACTGTGGCTGTCCAGCAGCCAGAGGTGGCTCGCACTGGTGGCTTGCAGCCCCTTGAAGTGGTGGCAGGGCCACTGGTGGAGGGAGACAAGAGTAAACCCAAACAG GAGCCGTACTCCTGTGACAGCTCTCTGTCTTCCTCGGACAGCGAGGACGAGGGTCTAGgcaagaaagacaagaagaagaagaagaagaagaagctgacgaaaaagaagaagaagaaa GATTCCagctcatcttcctcctcatcgtcctcctcctcatcgtcgtcgtcatcctcctcctcctcatcctcctcctcctcctcctcctcttcttcctcctccagcagctcttcagacaGTGACAGTGAG GAcgacaagaaaaagaagaagaagaagaagaaggagaaaaaggatACAAAGGATAAAAAGGGCGTGCAGAAAGAATATGTCTATGACAGTGCCGTCATCTCTCTGGCTG GTCCCGACGGCCAAATGGGACAGCAGCTTGACGAGGATCTGAAGGTGAGCCAG GGATTCAACTCATCGGATGACGAGGGAgacaagaaaaaggagaagaagaagaagaagaagaaggacaagaagaagaaggacaagaagaagaagaag gactcatcctcatcctcatctgaCAGTTCATCCTCCGACAGTGAgtgtgaaaagaagaagaagaagaagaagaagaagaagaagaagaagaagaagaag gactccagctcctcctcctccagctcctcttcctccagctcctcttcctcagatAGCTCCTCCTCGTCATCATCCTCCTCTGACAGCGAGGAcgacaagaaaaagaagaaaaaggacaagaagaagaagaagaagaaggacaagAAAAAG GATGAAGAGAAGAGTAAGGTCAGCAGTTCCTATGCTGTTTCAGCAGCGG GTGGTGAGAAAGCAGGACCAAGTGCTGACGGAGACAAAAAGGAAGCTTCTGACAAG GCCAAGAAAAAGGAGCCCAAAGCGACAGAAGAAGGCAAACTGTCCTCTGCGTTGGCTG GAGGAGCAAAGGCATCCCCTGATGGCATCGAGGAGGGCAACCTGAGCGATgatgagggagaaggagggaaggagaaggacaaggagaagaagatgaagaaaaagaagaagaaggagaag GATTCTGGCGCCTCTTCAGATAGCGACGATgacaagaaagacaagaagaagaaaaagaagaagaagaaaaagaagaagaagaagaagaagaaggaaaag gactcctccagctcctcatcttcatcatctgaTAGCTCCTCCTCAGACAGCGAGGatgacaagaagaagaagaagaaaaagaagaaggtgaagaaggcGGATAAGGTTTACGTCGTTCTCACTCTACAGGATCCAagctcttcttcctcctctgacagCGATgaagataagaagaagaagaagaagaagaagaagaaaaagaagaagaagaagaagaag AAGTCCAGCTCATCTGATGAtagctcctcttcttcctcatcctcctcttcttctgatAGTGATGATGACAAG aagaagaagaagaagaagaagaaagataagaagaagaaaaagaagaagaagaag GATTCTTCTGACTCCTCCAGCGACTCTTCTAGTGATGATgataagaagaaaaagaagaagaaaaaggacaagaagaagaagaaaaagaaggacaaAAAGAAG GACTCAAGCTCGGGTTCATCTGATAGTgacaaggaaaataaaaaggacaagaaggacaagaagaaggaggaaaag GATTCAGGCTCATCAGTTAGTGAAGctgacaagaagaaaaagacg GAAAGCCCTGATGGTGAGCAAAGCAGCAAGCCAAAAACGGAGAAGTCAGGCTCAGGTGACGGCGGACTTTCAGCTCTCAGTGGCAGCAGCTCTAAGGGCGGTGCTCCTTCTGTCTCCTTCGCTCCGCTCCCCTCCAAACCCCTGGTGAAGCTGGATCCTCAGagtcctccagctccagctccagctccagctcagTCTTCCAATTCCTCTGTCTCCAGCAACTTACTGAGCTATGGAGACAGGGCTGTCCGCAGACCTGCCAGCCCCATGGAAGCCCTCATGGGGAGCCCAAGGAAGCAGGGAGACGGAGGGACCCGATCTAGTTCCAAACTGACCAGTAGTGACCTGCTGAGAGGCCCCAAGCCTTACACACAATGA